The DNA segment CTGCTCGCTACTGCGCTAACCACGCGCGGGATCGTCACGAAAGAGCGGCATGTCTATCTGACCGGACGCACCCGCATCCATCTGGACCGGGTGGACGGCCTGGGCGACTTCGTGGAGCTGGAAGTGCTGCTCGCCCAGGACGACGACGAAGAAGGCGGTCACGCCGAAGCGCACGCGATGTTCGAAAAGCTCGGCGTGGCGGAAGCCGACCTCGTGGCGGTGGCCTACGTCGATCTGCTGAATCTGGAGAGCGACGCCGAGCGGGCGGGCTAACGCCGCGTCGCGTACGGCCGGGCACGGCGCGCGCCACGACACAATCAGACAGGCGCGGCGCCCGGCGACAGATGTCCAAGCGGCAACGGCCCATTGCGCTTGAAGGTTGTCAGCACAATGTTCGAGCGAACGCTATCCACACCCGGCACGCGCATCAGCTTCTTCATCACGAAAGTGGACAGGTAGTTCAGATCGGGCGCGACGATGCGCAGCAAATAATCGGCGTCCCCCACCACGGCGTGGCATTCGAGCACTTCGGGCAGCACGTCGATCTGCTGCTGGAACTGCTCGATGATCGAATCGCCGTGATGCTTCAACTTCAGACTGGTAAAGGCAGTGACGCCAAGGCCCAGCTTCTCCGGCCGCAATACGACGCGATAGCCGTCCACTACTCCTACCTGCTCGAGCCGCTGTAACCGCCTGCCAATCTGGGACGGCGACAGCGGCACCTGCTCCGCAAGCTGCTGGTGCGTCGCCCGGCCGAAACGCTGGAGCACGTCCAGCAGCGCGAGATCGAAGTGATCGAGTTCTAACATGTTGATGATCCGCATCGAAACGTGTTTTGATGCTCGATTATTGCATATGGTCGCGCCGAAACGCCTATTTTGCGCCCATTCCGCACTTATGCCGCTCTACACTTGCTTGTCTTACTGAAACCCGCAAGCTACTGTAGAGCCGACGTATGTCCACCCTCGACACCGCGAACACCGCCAGTCTGAAAGCACAATTCGACACCGGCCTCGAAACACGAGCCGATTTCACGATCGACCAACCCACCGAACGGTATGGCGCGGTCGATCATGCGGTGTGGCGGCAGCTTTACGCGCGTCAGACGGCACTGCTCAAGGGGCGCGTGTGCGATGAGTTTCTGGAAGGCCTTGAACGGATCGGGATGCCGGCAGACCGCGTACCGTCGTTCGACGAAATCAACACGGAACTCACGCCGGCCACGGGCTGGCAAATCGTCGCGGTGCCGGGCCTCGTACCCGATCAGGTCTTTTTCGAGCACCTGGCAAACCGCCGCTTCCCCGTGACCTGGTGGATGCGCCGGCCTGACCAGCTCGACTATCTGCAGGAACCGGATTGCTTTCACGACCTGTTCGGGCATGTACCGCTCCTGATGAACTCCGTCTTTGCCGATTACATGCACGCATACGGCCGCGCTGCGCTGGCCGCCCATGACGCCGGTGCGTTACCGCTTCTCGCGCGGCTTTATTGGTACACAGTCGAGTTTGGACTGGTGTGCGACGAGGCGAGTCCGAACGGCGTGAAAATCTATGGAGCCGGCATCGTGTCGAGCAAAGGCGAGACCTTGCATAGCCAGCAGAGTGCCGCGCCCAACCGCCTCGGCTTCAATCTGGAGCGCGTCATGCGCACGCGGTATCGCATCGACACGTTCCAGAAAACCTACTTCGCGATCGATGACTTCGCGCAGCTTTTCAGCGTTGCGCAAACGGACTTCGCGGCCCTCCTTGCGCGAGTCGTCGCCGAACCGGCGCTTGATGCCGGCGACGTCCTGCAAGAGGATCATGTGCTGACGCGAGGCTCGCAGGAAGGCTGGCTCGCCGACGGCGATATCTGACGCATCAGAAAGCCGGTGAAAAGCGGCGCACAGGCATCCGTGAAAAAATAGCCGATGCGCGCTGACCCGTGCGCACGTCCAGACAAAGAGGTGGCATCCATGATCAGCAAACTGACTTCCGAGGAACGTGCGGCGCAACTCGCCGCGCTCAATGGCTGGAAAAGCGTGGACGGCCGTGACGCGATCCAGCGCCGGATCGAGTTCGGCGACTTCAACGAAGCATTTGGCTTCATGACGCGCGTCGCTATCAAGGCGCAGGAGATGGATCATCATCCGGAATGGTTCAACGTGTACAACAAAGTGGATATCACGCTGTCCACGCACGAAGCGAACGGTGTGACGGAGCGCGATATCCAACTCGCCCGGTTCATCGACAGTATTACCCTGTAACAAAACCGGCCGTCGCGTTCTTTGGCGACGATTTAGTTACGATTAAAGCGAGACACGCGGCGCGCAGTGAACCATTCAAGCAGGAATGAAAGCGCATTGCAGGCAATGCGAGGTTGAAACCTTCAGTTCTACAGGGTATTTTTAAGGCGTACGTAAGAATCCCGTCCGCGGCTGACTTTCGGGTCGAAACGATCCGGCGTCAGCAACGACTGACGCTGTACAATCAGCAGCGCATACGGCTTGGAGAGCGCGCTTGCCTCCTTGCACAGCCGAGTTCGTCGCCAGCAGAAGTCGAGCGGCGCGCCAGACGTTGATCGCGGCTTCCAGTTCGTGAATCCTGATGTCGGTTACTGACTTCGTGAGCGCTCTTTTGGCTCGCTGTGCAGCAGGCGCCCCGGCGAACCGCTTGCCAAACGCCTAACCCCTTGTACTTGAGCGAAATCCATGCGACTCCTTCTGATCGAAGATGACCGCCCCATCGCACGCGGCATCCAAAGCAGTCTCGAACAAGCCGGCTTTACTGTCGACATGGTCCACGACGGCATCTTTGCCGAACAGGCCCTCACGCAAAACCGCCACGAGCTGGTGATCCTCGACCTGGGACTGCCGGGTATCGACGGCATGACGCTGCTCTCGCGTTTCCGTCAGAGCAATCGCCACACTCCGGTGATCATCCTCACGGCGCGCGACGAGTTGAACGACCGCGTTCAAGGCCTGAATTCCGGCGCCGACGACTACATGCTGAAGCCGTTCGAGCCCACTGAACTCGAAGCCCGTATCCGCGCAGTGATGCGCCGCAGCGGTCCGCATGGCGACATGCCGCGTCCGGAAGTATCGCTGGGCGGTGTACGCCTGTCCGGCGTCGATCGCCGCATCTTCAACGACGACAAGCCGCTCGAACTGTCGCCGCGTGAATTCGCCGTGCTTGAAATGCTGTTGCTGCGCCACGGCCGCGTGGTCAGCAAAGCGCAACTGCAAGATCA comes from the Paraburkholderia sp. PREW-6R genome and includes:
- a CDS encoding 4a-hydroxytetrahydrobiopterin dehydratase, with amino-acid sequence MRADPCARPDKEVASMISKLTSEERAAQLAALNGWKSVDGRDAIQRRIEFGDFNEAFGFMTRVAIKAQEMDHHPEWFNVYNKVDITLSTHEANGVTERDIQLARFIDSITL
- a CDS encoding response regulator transcription factor; this encodes MRLLLIEDDRPIARGIQSSLEQAGFTVDMVHDGIFAEQALTQNRHELVILDLGLPGIDGMTLLSRFRQSNRHTPVIILTARDELNDRVQGLNSGADDYMLKPFEPTELEARIRAVMRRSGPHGDMPRPEVSLGGVRLSGVDRRIFNDDKPLELSPREFAVLEMLLLRHGRVVSKAQLQDHLTHFGGDLGDTAIEVYVHRVRKKLENCRVEIVTVRGFGYLLQEIRQAA
- the phhA gene encoding phenylalanine 4-monooxygenase, coding for MSTLDTANTASLKAQFDTGLETRADFTIDQPTERYGAVDHAVWRQLYARQTALLKGRVCDEFLEGLERIGMPADRVPSFDEINTELTPATGWQIVAVPGLVPDQVFFEHLANRRFPVTWWMRRPDQLDYLQEPDCFHDLFGHVPLLMNSVFADYMHAYGRAALAAHDAGALPLLARLYWYTVEFGLVCDEASPNGVKIYGAGIVSSKGETLHSQQSAAPNRLGFNLERVMRTRYRIDTFQKTYFAIDDFAQLFSVAQTDFAALLARVVAEPALDAGDVLQEDHVLTRGSQEGWLADGDI
- a CDS encoding Lrp/AsnC family transcriptional regulator is translated as MLELDHFDLALLDVLQRFGRATHQQLAEQVPLSPSQIGRRLQRLEQVGVVDGYRVVLRPEKLGLGVTAFTSLKLKHHGDSIIEQFQQQIDVLPEVLECHAVVGDADYLLRIVAPDLNYLSTFVMKKLMRVPGVDSVRSNIVLTTFKRNGPLPLGHLSPGAAPV
- a CDS encoding class IV adenylate cyclase, whose translation is MARNIEIKARAQHFEQLRERAAALAPEAPLIFRQQDFFYDVPRGRLKLRQFDDGTPAELIFYQRDDRDGPKASYYTRSPVTNPEAMHSLLATALTTRGIVTKERHVYLTGRTRIHLDRVDGLGDFVELEVLLAQDDDEEGGHAEAHAMFEKLGVAEADLVAVAYVDLLNLESDAERAG